The Pyrus communis chromosome 2, drPyrComm1.1, whole genome shotgun sequence genome includes a window with the following:
- the LOC137725514 gene encoding DNA-damage-repair/toleration protein DRT111, chloroplastic: MLGGLYGDLPPPSSAEEEKPSNSTVWSSSTKMAPQTLRKPASIFAPPQTILKAQSKPKSSNSVQPKITASPVVALSPAVIHDDVARPELVGVTSTVLEEYDPARPNDYEEYKRERKKKAMEAEMRRELDRRRQEEEEKERREKEERERERERDFGESRNISGEEAWRRRAAMSGAATPSVPRSPSPPSNPDGFTIGKSDSGGLGLGAGGQMTAAQRMMAKMGWKQGQGLGRQEQGITTPLMAKKTDRRAGVIVNASETKPEKKVKSVSLNGPPTRVLLLRNMVGPGEVDDELEDEVASECAKYGTVTRVLIFEITEPNFPENEAVRIFIQFERSEETTKALVDLDGRYFGGRVVRATFYDEERFGNNELAPMPGEIPGFT; the protein is encoded by the exons ATGCTAGGTGGGTTGTACGGAGACCTCCCTCCGCCCTCTTCGGCGGAGGAAGAGAAGCCCAGCAACAGCACGGTGTGGTCGAGCAGCACGAAAATGGCGCCGCAGACACTCCGGAAGCCAGCGTCGATTTTCGCTCCGCCGCAGACGATTCTAAAGGCACAGAGCAAGCCTAAATCATCGAATTCCGTGCAGCCGAAAATTACAGCGTCACCGGTGGTTGCATTGTCGCCGGCGGTGATACACGATGACGTGGCGAGACCTGAGCTGGTTGGGGTGACGTCGACGGTGCTGGAGGAGTATGATCCGGCGAGGCCCAATGACTATGAGGAGTACAagagggagaggaagaagaaggctaTGGAGGCCGAGATGAGGCGGGAACTCGATAGGAGGCGgcaagaggaggaggagaaggagagaagagagaaggaggagagagaaagggagagggaAAGGGATTTTGGAGAATCAAGAAACATTTCGGGTGAGGAAGCCTGGAGGAGGCGTGCGGCGATGAGCGGGGCAGCAACGCCGTCAGTTCCGAGGTCCCCATCTCCGCCGAGTAATCCAGATGGTTTTACCATTGGGAAGTCGGACAGTGGAGGGTTGGGGCTTGGGGCTGGCGGCCAAATGACCGCGGCACAAAGAATGATGGCGAAGATGGGGTGGAAGCAGGGTCAAGGGCTTGGTAGGCAGGAGCAGGGGATTACCACTCCCTTGATGGCCAAGAAAACGGATAGGCGAGCCGGGGTGATTGTGAATGCTAGTGAAACAAAGCCGGAGAAGAAGGTGAAGAGTGTCAGCCTTAACGGGCCACCCACCAGGGTTTTGCTGCTTAGAAACATG GTGGGCCCTGGAGAGGTGGATGATGAATTGGAAGATGAAGTAGCTTCAGAGTGTGCAAAGTATGGGACAGTGACCCGGGTGCTTATATTTGAGATAACAGAGCCAAATTTTCCAGAGAACGAGGCGGTGAGGATCTTTATCCAGTTTGAGAGGTCTGAGGAAACGACTAAAGCATTGGTTGACCTTGATGGTCGGTACTTTGGAGGCAGAGTGGTTCGTGCCACGTTCTATGATGAGGAGAGGTTCGGTAACAACGAGTTGGCTCCAATGCCAGGAGAAATCCCAGGTTTTACTTGA